From Pseudocalidococcus azoricus BACA0444, the proteins below share one genomic window:
- the glyS gene encoding glycine--tRNA ligase subunit beta — MAANSDPRANFLLEVGTEELPAAFVSSAISQWQQRISPDLAVQGLTPTSIQVFGTPRRLALLITGLEIHPPDQIEEIKGPSVTAAYKDGEPTKALLGFLKSKGATLEEITVKQTEKGEFIYLTQTKSAKPTGELLQAWVLDWISKLEGKRLMRWGDGDFRFSRPIRWLVSLWQEQVLPISIPNGSGVINSSNSSYGHRVLHPGPVNITQTKDYASILRAAFVEVEPPKRETLITAQIQAVAKSVKGTAEIPSDLLAEVVQLVEWPTAILGNFESEFLQLPPDVITTVMVTHQRYFPVYDQKQKLLPHFITISNGDPAAAETIRLGNERVIRARLADGKFFYDADLSQPLEAYLPKLETVTFQDELGSMAVKVERIKTIAREIAVNLGLDDTTTQHIQRTAHLCKADLVTQMVGEFPELQGRMGEIYAQAGGESDLVAKGIVEHYLPQGAGDALPTTMTGQVVAIADKLDTIVSIFGLGRIPTGSSDPFALRRAANGIINIIWNAKLSLNLSQLLSQTITSFTQAFPKATQAKTLTTQLQDFFGQRFRSLLLDEQQIDYDLVNAVLGEADPSLIQRGLGDVVDVLVRAKFLQTIRHDGRMTQIYETVNRAARLARQGDLSTDCLDVKAVIKTNTLKQPIEKEFYQALTQQLPHIQTAQETRNYALLLAALTALAPTVSRFFDGPESVLVMDEDLEVRQNRLNLLGLVRNAAAGLGDFGAIVKQ, encoded by the coding sequence ATGGCTGCTAACTCCGACCCTCGGGCTAATTTTTTGTTGGAAGTGGGGACAGAAGAACTCCCGGCCGCGTTTGTGAGTTCGGCAATTTCTCAATGGCAACAACGGATTTCCCCGGATTTGGCGGTCCAAGGGCTAACCCCAACCTCGATTCAAGTTTTTGGCACCCCCCGCCGTCTGGCATTGCTGATTACAGGCCTGGAGATTCACCCCCCGGATCAAATTGAAGAGATCAAAGGCCCTTCTGTTACTGCGGCCTACAAAGACGGAGAACCCACCAAAGCCTTACTGGGATTTCTTAAATCTAAAGGAGCCACCTTAGAGGAAATTACCGTTAAGCAAACGGAAAAAGGGGAATTTATCTATCTGACCCAAACTAAATCCGCTAAACCGACTGGGGAACTGCTCCAGGCCTGGGTGTTGGACTGGATTAGTAAACTTGAAGGCAAACGGCTGATGCGTTGGGGCGATGGGGATTTTCGCTTTTCCCGGCCGATTCGCTGGTTAGTTTCCCTGTGGCAAGAGCAAGTATTACCCATTTCAATTCCCAATGGTTCGGGGGTGATTAACAGCAGCAACAGCAGCTATGGGCATCGGGTACTCCATCCAGGCCCCGTCAACATCACCCAGACCAAGGACTATGCTTCAATTCTGCGGGCTGCGTTTGTCGAAGTTGAACCCCCAAAACGAGAAACGTTAATTACCGCACAAATCCAGGCCGTAGCTAAATCCGTGAAAGGTACAGCGGAAATTCCCAGTGATTTACTCGCCGAAGTGGTGCAATTAGTGGAATGGCCAACCGCAATCTTAGGCAACTTTGAATCAGAATTTTTACAACTGCCCCCGGACGTAATTACAACGGTTATGGTGACGCATCAACGGTATTTCCCAGTTTATGATCAAAAACAAAAACTCCTGCCCCATTTCATCACCATCAGTAACGGCGATCCTGCTGCTGCTGAGACAATTCGATTGGGCAATGAACGGGTGATCCGGGCGCGCTTGGCTGATGGTAAATTCTTCTATGATGCGGACTTGTCTCAACCGTTAGAAGCCTATTTACCCAAATTAGAAACAGTGACATTCCAAGATGAATTGGGTTCTATGGCTGTCAAAGTTGAGCGGATTAAAACCATTGCCCGTGAAATTGCCGTTAACCTTGGCCTGGATGACACAACTACCCAACACATTCAACGCACAGCCCACCTCTGCAAAGCCGATTTAGTTACCCAAATGGTGGGGGAATTTCCCGAACTACAGGGGCGGATGGGAGAAATTTATGCCCAGGCCGGGGGTGAGTCAGACTTAGTGGCGAAGGGGATTGTTGAGCATTATTTACCCCAAGGCGCGGGCGATGCCTTACCGACAACGATGACCGGACAAGTCGTAGCGATTGCAGACAAGTTGGATACCATCGTGAGTATCTTTGGCCTGGGACGGATTCCAACAGGTTCTTCGGATCCCTTTGCACTCAGACGGGCCGCCAATGGAATCATCAACATCATTTGGAATGCCAAATTATCGCTGAATTTAAGTCAACTGCTGAGTCAAACTATTACGAGCTTTACCCAGGCCTTCCCAAAAGCCACCCAAGCTAAAACCTTAACCACCCAACTCCAAGACTTTTTTGGGCAACGATTCCGCTCGCTCCTGCTTGATGAGCAACAGATTGATTACGATTTGGTCAATGCGGTTTTAGGAGAAGCGGATCCGAGTTTAATCCAACGGGGCCTGGGGGATGTGGTAGATGTCTTGGTGCGGGCTAAATTCTTACAAACCATTCGTCATGATGGCCGGATGACTCAAATTTATGAAACGGTGAACCGGGCGGCTCGTCTGGCTCGTCAAGGGGACTTGTCCACAGATTGTTTGGATGTTAAAGCCGTGATTAAAACCAACACCCTGAAACAACCCATTGAAAAAGAGTTTTACCAGGCCCTAACTCAGCAACTTCCCCACATTCAAACCGCCCAAGAAACCCGCAACTATGCCCTACTTTTAGCAGCCTTAACCGCCCTAGCCCCGACCGTGAGCCGTTTTTTTGATGGCCCCGAGAGCGTCTTAGTCATGGATGAGGATTTAGAAGTTAGGCAGAATCGTTTGAATCTTTTAGGGTTAGTTCGGAATGCCGCGGCTGGCCTGGGAGATTTTGGCGCAATTGTTAAACAGTAA
- a CDS encoding GFA family protein, which produces MEGKCLCGAITVQTPDKTSLDACHCGMCRRWGGGPALGIACGTDVQLAGIEKLKVYRSSDWAERAFCGECGSHIYYKLLPTQDYFIPAGLFPDGTKFEFTEQIFIDMKPSYYEFANQTVNLTEAEILAKFANLL; this is translated from the coding sequence ATGGAAGGTAAATGTCTCTGTGGTGCAATAACCGTCCAAACACCCGATAAAACAAGCCTTGATGCCTGTCATTGTGGGATGTGTCGGCGTTGGGGGGGTGGGCCAGCTTTGGGGATTGCCTGTGGTACGGATGTGCAATTGGCCGGAATCGAAAAATTAAAGGTCTATCGGTCATCAGATTGGGCTGAACGAGCCTTTTGTGGTGAATGTGGGTCTCATATTTACTACAAGTTACTCCCAACCCAAGACTATTTCATTCCAGCCGGTCTATTCCCAGATGGCACGAAATTTGAGTTCACAGAACAAATCTTTATTGACATGAAGCCCAGTTATTATGAATTTGCGAATCAAACTGTCAACTTAACCGAAGCAGAGATCTTGGCAAAATTTGCTAACCTGCTTTGA
- the crtR gene encoding beta-carotene hydroxylase — translation MKDGGSSTLISREFLGPPGDFNPTVVMFIAAISLAVISTVGHFEWDWPAWCTFGVNILALHLVGTVIHDASHNVAHRNPLVNAVLGHGSALMLGFVFPVFTRVHIQHHAHVNDPENDPDHYVSKGGPLWLIAPRFFYHEIFFFKRRLWRNHELWEWAISRGLLVTVVTLAAIHGHLDYVLNFWFSPAGVVGLMLGLFFDYFPHRPHVERNRWHNARVYPSPILNFLILGQNYHLIHHLWPSIPWYKVQPAYYSVKPLLDAKGCKQTLGIFEPGNVGPFLYDALIGIHWPHSTSLPSHTQLNISVPESHPEPQRSSVKL, via the coding sequence TTGAAGGACGGAGGCAGCAGCACCCTAATTAGCCGGGAATTTTTAGGGCCGCCGGGAGATTTTAACCCGACTGTAGTCATGTTTATTGCGGCCATTAGCCTTGCCGTCATCTCCACCGTCGGTCACTTTGAATGGGATTGGCCGGCCTGGTGTACCTTTGGTGTCAATATTTTGGCGTTGCATTTGGTCGGGACGGTGATTCATGATGCCTCCCATAACGTGGCGCACCGCAACCCCCTTGTGAATGCTGTCTTGGGCCATGGCAGTGCCTTGATGCTGGGATTTGTCTTTCCCGTGTTTACCCGCGTCCATATTCAACACCACGCCCATGTCAACGATCCTGAAAATGACCCAGATCATTATGTCTCCAAGGGTGGCCCGTTGTGGCTAATTGCTCCGCGCTTTTTCTATCATGAAATTTTCTTTTTTAAGCGGCGACTGTGGCGGAATCATGAACTGTGGGAATGGGCCATTAGTCGGGGCCTGTTGGTGACGGTGGTGACACTGGCGGCCATCCATGGACATCTGGATTATGTGCTGAATTTCTGGTTTTCCCCGGCCGGTGTAGTGGGCTTAATGTTGGGTTTGTTTTTTGATTATTTTCCCCATCGCCCCCATGTAGAACGGAATCGCTGGCACAATGCCCGAGTTTATCCCAGTCCGATTTTGAACTTCCTAATTTTGGGGCAAAACTATCACCTCATCCATCACCTGTGGCCCAGTATTCCCTGGTATAAAGTCCAACCGGCTTACTATTCTGTTAAACCCCTTTTAGATGCCAAAGGCTGTAAACAAACCCTCGGGATTTTTGAGCCTGGTAACGTTGGCCCCTTTTTGTATGATGCTCTGATTGGGATTCATTGGCCGCACTCGACTTCACTTCCGTCCCACACTCAGTTGAATATTTCCGTACCCGAATCCCATCCGGAACCTCAACGTAGCTCTGTTAAACTTTAG
- a CDS encoding LL-diaminopimelate aminotransferase gives MLPLAHRLTGLQSNVFADMDQAKALARRAGQDMIDLSLGSSDLPVDPLITQAIGAALGDPMTHGYLLFHGTQDFRHAAGAWYRQKFGIAVDPETEILPLIGSQEGTAHLPLAIMNPGDYALLLDPGYPSHAGGVHLAGGQIHTLPLLAENHFLPDLSSIPNAILHQAKLLVLSYPHNPTTAVAPLEFFHTAIEFCQGHNLVLAHDFPYVDMDFTSSPPPSILQADPDKSVSIEFFSLSKSYNMGGFRVGFAIGNSTLIKALRQVKAVVDFNQYLGIFRGATVALTQGQHIPQSTVQTFAHRREAFVQTLNQFGWSVPMPPATMYVWAKLPEPWQSDSIGFCQQLVQATGVAASPGAGFGAAGEGYVRFALVREPEILAQAAQRVMAFLGR, from the coding sequence ATGTTACCCCTCGCCCATCGTCTCACTGGCTTACAAAGTAATGTTTTTGCCGATATGGATCAGGCCAAGGCCTTAGCACGCCGGGCCGGACAGGACATGATTGACTTATCCTTGGGGTCTTCTGATTTACCCGTTGATCCCCTCATTACCCAGGCCATTGGGGCGGCCCTTGGAGATCCGATGACTCACGGTTATCTCTTATTCCATGGCACCCAAGACTTTCGCCACGCTGCCGGGGCCTGGTATCGCCAAAAATTCGGCATTGCCGTTGATCCAGAGACCGAGATTTTACCCCTAATTGGCTCCCAGGAAGGTACAGCCCATCTCCCCTTGGCAATCATGAATCCAGGGGATTATGCTCTTTTACTGGATCCGGGCTATCCCTCCCATGCAGGTGGTGTTCATTTAGCTGGGGGACAAATCCACACCTTACCGCTACTCGCGGAAAATCATTTTTTACCTGACTTGAGTTCTATTCCGAACGCGATTCTACACCAGGCCAAGCTCCTCGTCCTCAGCTATCCCCACAATCCCACCACCGCCGTTGCCCCCCTGGAATTTTTCCACACCGCCATCGAATTTTGCCAGGGCCACAACCTTGTCCTCGCCCATGACTTTCCCTATGTAGATATGGACTTTACCTCTAGCCCACCCCCCTCCATTTTGCAAGCGGATCCGGATAAGTCTGTAAGTATCGAATTTTTCTCCCTATCCAAGTCCTACAACATGGGCGGCTTTCGGGTTGGTTTTGCCATTGGTAACAGCACCCTGATTAAAGCTCTCAGGCAAGTAAAAGCCGTTGTTGATTTTAACCAATATCTCGGCATTTTTCGGGGCGCGACTGTTGCCTTAACCCAAGGACAGCATATTCCCCAAAGCACAGTCCAAACCTTTGCACACCGCCGCGAGGCCTTTGTCCAAACCCTGAATCAATTTGGCTGGTCAGTCCCAATGCCCCCGGCAACAATGTATGTGTGGGCCAAACTCCCAGAACCTTGGCAATCGGACTCTATTGGCTTTTGTCAGCAACTGGTTCAAGCGACGGGGGTGGCAGCTTCTCCAGGGGCCGGCTTTGGTGCAGCGGGTGAAGGGTATGTTCGTTTTGCCCTCGTTCGAGAGCCAGAAATCCTCGCCCAGGCCGCCCAACGGGTAATGGCATTTTTGGGCCGGTGA
- a CDS encoding DUF1634 domain-containing protein — MTFEQRNREDEKMDQLLGNVLRGGVILSATVILIGGLIYIWRNGQETVALSVFKGEPTYLKLVPDLLSADVQARGHAIIQTGILLLLLTPITRVALSLLIFLRQRDFTYVLVTAIVLAVLLHSLLTV; from the coding sequence ATGACCTTTGAGCAGCGCAATCGGGAAGATGAAAAAATGGATCAACTCCTGGGCAATGTCCTCCGGGGTGGGGTGATTCTCTCTGCTACAGTTATTTTGATTGGGGGGCTAATCTATATTTGGAGAAATGGGCAGGAAACTGTGGCCTTGAGTGTCTTTAAGGGCGAGCCGACCTATCTCAAACTGGTTCCAGATCTCCTGAGTGCTGATGTGCAAGCTCGCGGACACGCGATCATTCAAACGGGAATTTTGTTATTACTCCTCACCCCCATTACTCGGGTTGCCCTTTCCCTGCTAATTTTCTTACGTCAACGCGATTTTACCTATGTTTTAGTTACAGCCATTGTGTTAGCTGTATTGCTCCACAGTCTCTTGACGGTTTGA
- a CDS encoding sulfite exporter TauE/SafE family protein, which yields MTVLELTGITLIGSVLAGGLGAVTGLGGGVVIIPLLTLGLGVDIRYAIGAALISVIATSSGAAAAYVKEGFSNVRIGMFLEVATTIGAISGAYIATWMPTAGISIIFGVALLWSIYATNQPHKDHLSDIGPNPLATSLGMNSCYPTSGGWEDYFPQNVPGGFGLMYVAGVLSGLLGIGSGMVKVLAMDQVMQLPFKVSTTTSNFMIGVTAAASAGIYFSRGYIDPGLCLPVVLGVLFGSLVGAKLLVHAPVQLLRIVFSVVLGIVAVQMLWQGISGLGLKL from the coding sequence GTGACGGTTCTGGAATTAACAGGCATTACCTTGATTGGCTCAGTTTTAGCGGGGGGCCTGGGGGCCGTCACTGGCTTAGGAGGTGGTGTCGTGATTATTCCCCTCTTAACTCTTGGCCTGGGGGTTGATATTCGCTATGCCATTGGGGCCGCCCTCATTTCAGTCATTGCCACCTCTTCTGGAGCCGCCGCTGCTTACGTCAAAGAGGGATTTAGTAATGTCCGGATTGGGATGTTTTTAGAAGTGGCCACAACCATTGGGGCAATTTCGGGGGCCTATATTGCCACTTGGATGCCCACCGCTGGTATTTCGATCATCTTTGGGGTGGCTCTCCTCTGGTCAATTTATGCCACTAATCAACCCCACAAGGATCATCTGAGTGACATTGGCCCAAATCCTCTGGCTACCTCCCTAGGGATGAATAGCTGTTACCCAACTAGCGGCGGCTGGGAAGATTACTTTCCCCAAAATGTCCCCGGTGGCTTTGGCTTGATGTATGTGGCTGGGGTTCTATCGGGGTTGCTGGGGATTGGTTCGGGAATGGTCAAGGTCTTGGCGATGGATCAGGTGATGCAGTTGCCCTTCAAAGTTTCCACCACCACCAGTAACTTTATGATTGGGGTGACGGCAGCCGCGAGTGCAGGCATTTATTTTAGTCGGGGGTATATTGATCCTGGCCTCTGTTTACCTGTGGTTTTGGGGGTTCTGTTTGGTTCTCTAGTCGGAGCGAAGTTATTAGTCCATGCCCCCGTCCAGCTTTTGCGGATTGTTTTTAGCGTGGTGTTGGGTATTGTCGCTGTGCAAATGTTGTGGCAAGGAATTAGTGGGTTGGGGTTAAAACTATGA
- a CDS encoding universal stress protein — protein sequence MFKRILVAVDDSDMATEVIEALGQLDLIPESLVILTHVISPAESGLGQSADVSQPTGHWQHLESRLEDYCQEVNELFENTVDVVLEIAQGEPAAEIIRLAHIHQAELILLGSRGLTGVSRILQGSVSAQVVEEAPCSVFVVKSSPSA from the coding sequence GTGTTCAAACGGATTTTAGTGGCGGTTGATGATTCGGACATGGCCACAGAGGTGATCGAGGCCCTGGGTCAGTTAGACTTAATTCCCGAAAGTTTAGTTATTTTGACCCATGTGATTTCTCCAGCAGAATCAGGCCTGGGGCAGTCGGCGGACGTGTCTCAACCCACTGGTCATTGGCAACATCTGGAGTCACGCCTAGAGGACTATTGCCAAGAGGTGAATGAACTTTTTGAAAATACGGTGGATGTCGTCCTAGAGATTGCCCAGGGAGAACCAGCGGCGGAAATTATTCGCTTGGCCCACATTCACCAGGCCGAGTTAATTCTTTTAGGGAGTCGGGGTTTAACCGGAGTCTCGCGAATTTTACAGGGGTCAGTGAGTGCTCAAGTGGTGGAAGAAGCTCCCTGCTCTGTGTTTGTAGTCAAGTCTAGTCCCTCAGCTTAA
- a CDS encoding HAD-IC family P-type ATPase, with the protein MTTLTGLSAAEVEDRRRLGLDNQQPPATSRTYKEICKDNLFTFINGVFFFISIVLLGLGRPGDVLVIAIVVFLNTILSLVQEVRAKQQLDQIALLTRPHVAVLRDGVEISVTPDAIVQDDVLVVRPGDQIIADGRVVGTGQIQVDESLLTGESDLINKELGDLVYSGSYCVQGLAYYQAEKVGSASTANQVTKSAKAFRRELTPLQHDINLIIRVILVLAMFLWILVLLSLLVGLSSFPMAVQTAAVVAGLVPVGLYLTITLTYAVGAVRIAKQEVLVQQANAMESLSNINVLCLDKTGTLTANALEVQTIHPLQGTEPELRQLLGRFAHSLTVANQTSAAIAQACAAPPCPPRLEIPFASSHKWSALAWADVGGVTILGAPDVLFPGDRLSPEILLEIETAIAHGTRVLMVAHSQQDPQWPDPTQAPRLPLELTPLGLVLLRDQLRPQSQEVLERFTQAGIGIKIISGDHPKTVLALAKQVGVGENLGGALRIISGAELAKMNPGEFQQAARETTIFGRITPEQKRQLVKALRDQGLHVAMIGDGVNDVLSLKEANIGIAMESGSAITRGVADIILRHDSFAALPAAFREGQRIHNGIQDVTRLFLVRVLSFSLLFMTSVIAGRAFPLLIKQNSLLTLFGVGIPTIGLALWAVPGPRQEKPLIPSLLHFVLPASLSLCLLGLLVYWGYLANQILPLVDLLQGTVALDQISTAIQRNKFREGIEVARSALVTVLLLASLVMILFLKPPHGAWVGGAPLSKNWRYPVMASLLLVGYVLILLIPGLRHFLELELLRWEDYGICVLIVMAWALILRSMWRWRLLDRFLGVSLS; encoded by the coding sequence ATGACAACATTGACCGGATTATCTGCTGCTGAAGTTGAAGACCGCCGCCGTCTGGGCTTAGATAATCAACAACCCCCGGCCACCAGCCGCACCTATAAAGAAATCTGCAAAGACAATTTATTCACCTTTATCAATGGGGTGTTCTTTTTCATCAGCATTGTCCTGTTGGGCTTGGGTCGGCCAGGGGATGTGTTGGTGATTGCGATTGTGGTGTTTCTGAATACGATCCTCAGCTTGGTGCAGGAAGTCCGGGCCAAACAACAGTTGGATCAAATTGCCCTCTTAACCCGGCCCCATGTGGCGGTCTTGCGGGATGGGGTGGAAATTTCGGTTACGCCTGATGCCATTGTCCAAGATGATGTTTTGGTGGTGCGGCCGGGGGATCAAATTATTGCCGATGGGCGGGTGGTCGGCACAGGGCAAATCCAGGTGGATGAATCGCTCCTGACGGGGGAATCGGACTTAATTAATAAAGAACTGGGGGATTTAGTCTATTCCGGGAGTTATTGTGTGCAGGGGTTGGCCTACTACCAGGCCGAGAAAGTGGGATCTGCCAGTACCGCTAACCAAGTCACGAAGAGTGCCAAAGCCTTCCGCCGCGAACTGACCCCCCTCCAACATGACATCAACTTAATTATTCGGGTGATTCTGGTTTTGGCCATGTTCCTCTGGATTTTGGTCTTACTGTCACTGCTGGTGGGCTTAAGTAGTTTTCCGATGGCGGTACAAACAGCGGCGGTGGTGGCCGGGCTAGTCCCAGTGGGGTTGTATTTAACCATTACCTTGACCTATGCCGTGGGGGCGGTGCGGATTGCCAAACAGGAGGTCTTGGTACAACAGGCCAATGCGATGGAATCCCTCAGTAATATCAACGTCCTCTGTCTGGATAAAACCGGCACCCTGACGGCCAATGCCCTGGAAGTCCAAACCATTCACCCCTTGCAAGGCACAGAACCCGAACTGCGGCAATTACTCGGTCGCTTTGCCCATAGCCTCACCGTGGCCAATCAAACCAGTGCCGCCATTGCCCAGGCCTGTGCCGCCCCCCCCTGCCCCCCTCGCCTTGAAATCCCCTTTGCCTCAAGTCATAAATGGAGTGCCTTGGCCTGGGCGGATGTAGGGGGAGTTACGATTCTAGGTGCGCCGGATGTTTTGTTTCCAGGTGATCGCCTCAGTCCGGAAATTTTATTAGAAATTGAAACCGCCATTGCCCACGGAACCAGGGTGTTAATGGTGGCCCATAGTCAGCAGGATCCCCAATGGCCCGATCCGACCCAGGCCCCCCGCCTGCCTTTAGAGTTAACCCCCCTCGGCCTGGTGCTGTTACGGGATCAACTGCGGCCCCAAAGCCAGGAAGTGCTGGAGCGGTTTACCCAGGCCGGGATTGGGATCAAAATTATTTCTGGCGATCATCCCAAAACGGTCTTAGCCTTGGCCAAACAGGTGGGGGTGGGGGAAAACCTTGGGGGAGCCTTACGGATTATCTCGGGGGCTGAGTTAGCAAAAATGAATCCAGGGGAATTTCAGCAAGCGGCCCGGGAAACAACCATCTTTGGACGCATTACCCCGGAACAAAAGCGTCAATTGGTAAAAGCTCTCCGGGATCAAGGTCTCCATGTGGCGATGATTGGGGATGGGGTAAATGATGTTCTCTCACTCAAGGAAGCCAACATTGGGATTGCGATGGAAAGCGGGAGTGCGATTACGCGGGGGGTGGCCGATATTATTTTGCGTCATGATTCCTTTGCAGCCTTACCGGCAGCCTTTCGGGAGGGCCAACGGATCCACAATGGGATTCAAGATGTGACGCGGCTGTTTTTAGTCCGGGTTTTGAGTTTTAGCCTCTTGTTTATGACATCGGTGATTGCCGGGCGGGCGTTTCCCTTGCTAATTAAACAAAACTCGCTCTTAACGTTGTTTGGGGTCGGGATTCCCACGATTGGTTTAGCCCTTTGGGCCGTTCCGGGGCCGCGTCAAGAAAAACCCCTGATTCCTTCTTTGCTGCACTTTGTGTTACCTGCTTCCTTGAGTTTGTGTTTACTGGGCCTGCTGGTCTATTGGGGCTATTTAGCTAATCAGATTTTGCCCTTAGTGGATTTGTTGCAAGGAACGGTCGCCCTGGATCAAATTTCTACAGCGATTCAACGGAATAAGTTTCGAGAAGGGATTGAAGTTGCTCGGAGTGCCTTAGTGACCGTCTTGCTGCTGGCTTCCTTGGTAATGATTTTATTTTTGAAACCGCCACACGGGGCCTGGGTTGGGGGCGCGCCCTTAAGTAAAAATTGGCGATATCCAGTTATGGCGAGTCTATTACTGGTGGGCTATGTGTTGATCCTGTTGATCCCAGGCCTGCGACATTTTCTCGAACTAGAATTATTACGCTGGGAAGACTACGGGATTTGTGTGCTCATTGTCATGGCCTGGGCCTTGATTTTACGGTCTATGTGGCGGTGGCGGCTGTTAGATCGGTTTTTGGGGGTGAGCCTGAGTTAG
- a CDS encoding BrnA antitoxin family protein, with amino-acid sequence MNEKSMDTTSKTNWAKVDSLTEAEIDTSDIPPLTEEFFSQSRWRESVAPLNALVPIDAKTLAWFQSQGNDYENKMAAALRIYAEAHSGQ; translated from the coding sequence ATGAACGAAAAATCTATGGATACTACCTCAAAAACGAATTGGGCGAAAGTTGACTCGCTAACAGAAGCAGAAATTGATACATCTGATATTCCTCCTTTAACTGAGGAGTTCTTTAGTCAGTCGCGTTGGCGGGAATCTGTAGCACCCTTGAATGCCCTTGTTCCAATAGATGCCAAAACTCTAGCTTGGTTCCAGTCTCAGGGTAATGATTACGAGAATAAAATGGCGGCGGCATTGCGCATTTATGCAGAAGCTCATTCAGGACAATAA
- a CDS encoding sterol desaturase family protein: MIPYTLSQPDIFGIMVGVMFGMVVVRFLAVAGVFAAFAALARRTFWSQRWVNLRPYKKHQFCQELAWSLLTSGIFALTGAITAVLWQWGYTAVYVEIGGWGYVYFGLSLLIALLVHETYYYWLHRWMHHPKIYPWMHKVHHQSITTSAWTAFSFHPLEALAQAIFLPILVLFLPLHPYAIVILLTVMTFSSVINHLNLELYPAHFNRHWLGRFLIGATHHSLHHSQFRYNFGLYFTVWDHLMGTESQAYHPLFDEKTQTMNSLGLEMNRSQLDSH; encoded by the coding sequence ATGATTCCCTATACCCTCAGTCAGCCCGATATTTTTGGAATTATGGTCGGGGTTATGTTTGGCATGGTCGTGGTGCGGTTTTTGGCGGTGGCTGGAGTTTTTGCCGCTTTTGCAGCCTTGGCCCGGCGAACCTTTTGGTCACAGCGTTGGGTTAATTTACGCCCCTACAAGAAACATCAATTTTGCCAAGAACTGGCCTGGTCGTTGCTGACTTCGGGAATTTTTGCGTTGACGGGGGCAATTACGGCGGTGTTGTGGCAGTGGGGCTATACGGCGGTCTATGTGGAGATTGGGGGCTGGGGTTATGTTTACTTTGGCCTGAGCCTGCTGATTGCCTTACTGGTGCATGAAACCTATTACTACTGGCTCCATCGCTGGATGCACCACCCGAAAATTTACCCCTGGATGCACAAAGTCCACCACCAAAGCATCACCACCTCGGCCTGGACTGCTTTTTCCTTTCATCCCCTCGAAGCCTTGGCCCAGGCCATTTTCTTGCCGATCTTGGTTCTGTTTTTACCCCTGCATCCCTATGCCATTGTGATTTTGCTCACAGTGATGACCTTCTCCAGCGTGATTAACCATTTGAACCTAGAGCTTTATCCAGCCCACTTTAATCGCCATTGGTTGGGACGTTTTTTGATTGGCGCGACTCACCACAGTCTCCACCACAGTCAATTTCGCTATAACTTTGGGCTGTATTTCACCGTTTGGGATCACCTCATGGGAACCGAGAGTCAGGCTTATCATCCCTTATTTGATGAAAAAACCCAAACGATGAATTCTTTAGGCCTGGAAATGAACCGCTCTCAACTGGATAGCCATTAA
- a CDS encoding DUF5615 family PIN-like protein, with the protein MKLLFDQNLSHKLIPRLVDLFPESSHVQLHGLQEKTDTDIWVFARKNGFCIVTQDADFAERSRLYGSPPKVLWLRCGNAPTDRVELLIRSGLAAIQELELNPNLHCIELY; encoded by the coding sequence TTGAAACTTTTGTTCGATCAAAACTTGAGTCATAAGTTAATACCTCGGTTAGTCGATCTTTTTCCTGAATCTAGCCATGTCCAGTTGCACGGGCTACAAGAAAAAACAGACACTGATATTTGGGTATTTGCAAGAAAAAATGGGTTTTGTATTGTGACTCAGGATGCTGACTTTGCTGAACGGAGTCGTTTGTATGGATCACCCCCTAAAGTGCTTTGGTTACGCTGTGGTAATGCCCCGACTGACCGAGTTGAATTGTTAATCCGTTCTGGTTTGGCTGCAATTCAAGAGTTAGAACTCAATCCGAATTTACATTGCATAGAACTCTATTAG
- a CDS encoding DUF433 domain-containing protein, whose amino-acid sequence MSYQEILTIEPDKRGGKPCIRYMRITVYDVLGWLAAGMSHAEILDDFPELTETDIRACLEFAADREHRVVISVGST is encoded by the coding sequence ATGAGTTACCAAGAAATCCTCACTATCGAACCTGACAAACGCGGGGGTAAACCTTGTATTCGGTACATGAGAATTACAGTCTATGATGTTTTAGGGTGGTTAGCTGCTGGAATGTCCCATGCTGAAATTTTAGATGACTTTCCCGAATTAACTGAAACTGATATCCGTGCGTGTCTGGAGTTTGCCGCAGATCGTGAGCATCGAGTTGTTATTTCGGTAGGGTCAACTTGA